The Nostoc sp. NIES-3756 DNA window TTAATATTATAGGTTTTTATCTTCACTACTTTTTTGCATTTGTTTTTTTTGCTGAGATCGCAACTTTACTAGTATTAACAAAACGATATAATTTTCAATTATTTAACCAATCAAAACTTTTTTTAACAATAGTTTTTTCTATTAGTATTGTTGTGCTGAGTTTCCTGCCTTGGATACTCATAACTCTTAGTCATGCAAAAAGGACAGAAACTAATTGGTTAGATGCTCCGAGTATTATCTCACCTTTCTACCAAATCCTGATGAATTGGATATTAATGATGATTTTCTTGCCTATAGAAAATCAACCTCTAATAGTAGTTATTATTAGTGGAGTTTTAATGCTGACATTTGTTATTTTTGTAGGTTGGCGAGTTTTTCGTGGACTCAAGCAATTATGGATAACCCCAGCAACTCATCTACCTACATTGACACTTTTAAGTTTTACTGGCTTTATATTATTGCAAATGATAGCGATCGCCTATCTGACAAAAAAAGATATTACTAGTGTTCCGCGTTATAGCTTTGTTTACTATCCTGGCTTTTGTGCCTTATTAGCTGCTAGTTTAAGTACGAATCAAAACTCAAGGTCTTTTAGTTTTAAAGCCCAGAATTTACCAATATTACTTTTTACTTTTATTGGTTTTATAAGTAGTATTTTTGTGGTTTACAATTTAGCCTTTCAAAAACCTTTTCAACCAGATATAGTAGCGCAACATCTAAATTTAGATCCATCCTCACCTGTAATATTGGTGAGTACGTATAGCAATTACCAAGATGCAGTATTAGGAGTTAGCATTGCATCTGCACTAGAACAACTTAGAAGTCAAAATTCCCAGCCTGATAATTTTGTAGCTTTATCACCAGAACCTAATTTAGATGCTGTCTGGAAGAAAATTTCCCAACTACCCATGATAGTAAAATCTCCCCTGAATTTATGGGTAGTTGGACGGGGGATGAGAAGACAGAGTTTTCCTCAACAATTGCTGCTGTCTAACCAAACTGTTTGTCAACTCGACCCCCAACAGCACTACCGTATAGGAGTTCGCCATCAACTTTACAGGTGTGAGGAAAAGCGTCAATAGTCCATAGTCAATAGTCCACAGT harbors:
- a CDS encoding glycosyltransferase family 39 protein — its product is MTNHKHSSHYLALFGLLVVGTILRFWHLGLKPLWLDEVITAIFSLGNNYQDLQLDVLIPLQQIQDIFTFRPGVSCPQIAENIARQSTHPPLFFCMMHYWLGWLTPLGEDWIVKLRSLPALFGVGAIAAIYGVNRIAFSPKSGIIAAALMAVSPFAVYLSQEARHYTLPMLFISLSLLILMQIQRDLAQEIWRLWVWLLWIIINIIGFYLHYFFAFVFFAEIATLLVLTKRYNFQLFNQSKLFLTIVFSISIVVLSFLPWILITLSHAKRTETNWLDAPSIISPFYQILMNWILMMIFLPIENQPLIVVIISGVLMLTFVIFVGWRVFRGLKQLWITPATHLPTLTLLSFTGFILLQMIAIAYLTKKDITSVPRYSFVYYPGFCALLAASLSTNQNSRSFSFKAQNLPILLFTFIGFISSIFVVYNLAFQKPFQPDIVAQHLNLDPSSPVILVSTYSNYQDAVLGVSIASALEQLRSQNSQPDNFVALSPEPNLDAVWKKISQLPMIVKSPLNLWVVGRGMRRQSFPQQLLLSNQTVCQLDPQQHYRIGVRHQLYRCEEKRQ